A single Anopheles maculipalpis chromosome 3RL, idAnoMacuDA_375_x, whole genome shotgun sequence DNA region contains:
- the LOC126564447 gene encoding beta-hexosaminidase subunit beta-like yields MKAVQCGRVSLALYIALLTIPWTGGYIVDPGPVVKATKGEIWPKPRNQTTSQQFYTIKTGTFSFQSMNFSCDILTKALDRYHKLVLSIGNTTRRAMVNRGYSFQSNNGLRAVSEGHRSWRSDSNWAGYLEQVKVDLKAPCEALPYLSMDEEYTIIIDDFQALLSSFSIWGMLRALESFSQMVVLSDDGSTLRINATTVYDGPRFSHRGLLVDTSRHFIDTCTLVKILDGMAYNKLNVFHWHIVDDHSFPYESRTFPELSERGAYHPSMVYTQADIAMIIEEATQRGIRVMSEFDTPGHTRSWGVSHPELLTECYDQYRGKLGPMDPTRESTYTFLSNLFREVIEVFPDHYVHLGGDEVGFECWASNPHILEYMKQNRLYSFEMLEEKFIQRIVDQIDVLNRSSLVWQEVYVNGVRLPNGTVVHVWTGNRQDLLNRITRDGLPALLSSCWYLDHLSTGGDWRKFYNCDPHDFIGTGQQKSLVLGGEACMWSEVVNGHNILPRIFPRVSATAEKLWSPASVNNADEAARRLEEQTCRMNHRGIPAQPPNGPGFCI; encoded by the exons ATGAAAGCTGTACAGTGTGGTCGTGTTTCGCTGGCCCTCTACATCGCACTACTCACGATCCCTTGGACGGGCGGCTACATCGTCGATCCCGGTCCAGTTGTGAAGGCCACCAAAG GGGAAATATGGCCCAAACCGAGGAACCAAACAACGTCCCAACAGTTCTACACTATCAAAACGGGAACATTCAGTTTTCAG TCGATGAACTTCAGCTGCGATATACTGACGAAGGCACTCGATCGTTACCACAAACTTGTGCTCTCAATTGGAAATACTACCCGTCGAGCGATGGTTAACCGAGGATATTCCTTCCAATCGAACAATGGGCTACGTGCCGTCAGTGAGGGACATCGCTCCTGGCGCTCAGATTCAAATTGGGCT GGATATCTTGAACAAGTGAAGGTGGATCTAAAGGCTCCCTGTGAAGCGTTACCTTACCTTTCCATGGACGAAGAAT ATACAATCATCATCGATGACTTCCAGGCCCTTTTGTCCTCGTTTTCCATCTGGGGAATGCTGCGTGCTCTGGAATCATTTTCGCAAATGGTTGTCCTTTCCGATGATGGTAGCACG TTACGAATCAACGCCACAACAGTTTACGATGGTCCTCGCTTTTCCCATCGTGGCCTGCTGGTGGACACATCGCGCCATTTTATCGACACCTGCACGCTGGTGAAGATCCTCGACGGAATGGCATACAACAAATTAAATGTGTTCCACTGGCACATTGTCGATGATCATAGCTTCCCATACGAAAGCCGAACCTTCCCGGAGCTAAGCGAGCGCGGAGCTTATCACCCGTCCATGGTGTACACCCAGGCGGACATTGCAATGATCATCGAAGAAGCGACCCAACGTGGCATACGAGTTATGTCGGAGTTTGACACTCCTGGACATACGCGTTCGTGGGGCGTTTCACATCCGGAACTGCTCACCGAATGCTATGACCAATATCGTGGAAAACTCGGACCAATGGACCCAACGCGCGAATCTACCTACACCTTCCTGTCGAATTTGTTCCGCGAAGTGATTGAAGTGTTTCCCGATCATTACGTGCATCTCGGTGGGGATGAGGTTGGGTTCGAATGTTGGGCCAGCAATCCCCATATTCTAGAGTACATGAAGCAGAACCGACTGTACTCGTTCGAGATGCTGGAGGAAAAGTTTATCCAGCGGATTGTCGATCAGATCGATGTGCTGAACCGCAGCTCGCTCGTTTGGCAGGAGGTTTACGTGAATGGTGTGCGACTTCCGAACGGAACGGTGGTCCACGTTTGGACCGGCAATCGACAGGATCTGCTGAACAGG ATTACTCGCGATGGTTTACCAGCACTGCTGTCCTCCTGCTGGTACCTTGATCATCTCAGCACCGGTGGTGATTGGCGTAAGTTTTATAACTGTGATCCTCACGATTTCATCGGTACTGGCCAACAGAAGTCACTCGTGCTTGGTGGCGAAGCGTGCATGTGGTCAGAGGTGGTCAATGGGCACAACATACTGCCCCGAATTTTCCCACGTGTTTCTGCCACAGCGGAAAAACTTTGGTCTCCCGCTAGCGTAAACAACGCGGATGAAGCGGCTCGCCGATTGGAAGAGCAGACGTGCCGCATGAATCATCGTGGAATACCGGCGCAACCACCGAACGGGCCtggattttgtatttaa
- the LOC126564721 gene encoding neuronal acetylcholine receptor subunit beta-3-like, whose translation MFRSGIVTARIVVLLGWITLLLNHVLPAASFECGKNTANEENRLKSSLLCNGYRVDTRPRKDNTQSVNISVAYFVLTYEFEEADDLMKVGVWMELQWTDEFLSWNSTQWSGIERVAINSDEIWLPDFRHYSSYYNPEELPDCANPKCSVASNGTVTCLPVCSMNAKCDADYSRWPFDLHRCNMWYGTWANSMDEVDIHIVDVCLARNSEFKSPKWGVVSLDRGRSVLQSSDKYMYTVLNIEVMLIRRASFEQVAIIGPILILALLNVYIVWLRSSSFERKVLLGLSTFTHFSYLKQLEWALPYNRDTLPNCMIFLLCSTVLSVGLLLLTLLNCWIRMRRNRELTMGPFIDRITGSFSQSRVAELLLAADYLELNYTVTPEEKDHFWARFGKLFDRALAVVCLIVYVVLLWLFIPFNHQLDQVSGVNCFISA comes from the exons ATGTTTCGGTCCGGTATCGTTACAGCCAGGATCGTCGTCCTGCTGGGATGGATTACATTGCTGTTAAATCACGTACTACCGGCAG CATCGTTCGAGTGCGGCAAGAACACGGCTAACGAGGAAAACCGGCTTAAAAGCTCACTTCTCTGCAATGGCTACCGTGTTGATACGCGCCCAAGAAAGGATAACACCCAGTCGGTCAACATTTCCGTCGCTTACTTCGTGCTAACGTATGAATTT GAGGAAGCGGATGACCTGATGAAAGTGGGCGTGTGGATGGAGTTG CAATGGACGGACGAATTTCTGAGCTGGAACAGCACGCAATGGAGTGGCATAGAGCGTGTGGCGATCAATTCGGATGAAATTTGGCTACCAGACTTTCGGCACTATTCATC GTACTACAATCCTGAGGAGCTGCCCGACTGTGCCAACCCAAAGTGTTCCGTCGCGTCGAATGGAACGGTGACCTGCCTGCCCGTGTGTAGCATGAACGCTAAATGTGATGCCGACTATTCGCGCTGGCCGTTCGACTTGCATCGGTGCAACATGTGGTACGGGACGTGGGCCAACTCGATGGACGAGGTGGACATACACATAGTGGACGTGTGTCTCGCTAGAAATTCAGAATTTAAAAGTCCAAAATGGGGAGTAGTTTCGCTTGACCGTGGCCGATCGGTGCTTCAGTCCTCGGATAAGTACATGTACACCGTGCTGAACATAGAAGTGATGCTAATAAGACGTGCTAGTTTCGAGCAGGTGGCCATCATCGGACCAATACTGA TTTTAGCGCTACTGAATGTCTACATTGTTTGGCTACGATCGAGCAGCTTCGAAAGGAAAGTTTTGCTTGGACTGTCTACGTTCACTCACTTTAGCTATCTCAAACAACTGGAATGGGCACTACCGTACAATCGTGATACGCTTCCGAACTGCA TGATCTTTTTGTTATGCTCCACCGTGCTGAGTGTTGGGCTGCTGCTATTGACATTGCTCAACTGCTGGATTCGAATGCGACGAAACCGCGAGCTTACGATGGGACCATTTATCGATCGTATTACTGGATCATTTTCCCAGAGTCGGGTAGCCGAGCTATTACTGGCTGCAGACTATCTGGAACTAAACTACACG GTGACACCAGAGGAGAAAGATCACTTTTGGGCAAGGTTTGGAAAGTTGTTTGATCGTGCGCTGGCTGTAGTGTGCTTGATCGTTTATGTTGTACTTTTATGGCTCTTCATACCCTTCAACCATCAGTTGGATCAAGTGTCTGGAGTGAATTGTTTCATATCGGCATAG